The Salminus brasiliensis chromosome 3, fSalBra1.hap2, whole genome shotgun sequence genome contains a region encoding:
- the LOC140551592 gene encoding uncharacterized protein — protein MAANETRRVEEDSADSDDSIEGRPDFSAEERVLVDDLLKSSNEFIRLHEEHQPELQQIITQLQVTIDGCLDHLAKASGVSRGGRVAAVAAVAGGVGAAATAAAFFLSPFTAGVSLAAAATVAGTGASHAWTAGAVGGTLTGIAGGYMSYRSNKSTQAEVEDLLEKVKKGLNTFRTTADSVTNHLNLICSLIEKILQNQSEEHSFLLKHEQEGLRKRAGALSELAELFTPEHLQRFLEPEPGTLETAENISPDTSAHLHTFDFSIFKDTKALPDFDRLKKRAAVQEDELESRAGRFIWKVIDMIHHLQNTVDEIMSSRTSVEKVLIPHLSDYCEQ, from the exons ATGGCAGCAAATGAAACACGGAGAGTGGAGGAGGACAGTGCTGACAGCGATGACAGCATTGAAGGACGTCCAGACTTCTCTGCTGAGGAAAG AGTTCTTGTAGATGATCTTCTGAAGAGCAGCAATGAGTTCATTAGACTTCATGAGGAACATCAGCCTGAACTCCAGCAGATCATCACCCAGCTGCAGGTGACCATTGATGGGTGTCTAGATCACTTAGCCAAAGCCTCTGGAGTGAGTAGAGGAGGAcgagtagcagcagtagcagcagtagcaggaGGAGTTGGAGCTGCAGCTACAGCAGCagctttctttctgtctcctttCACTGCTGGGGTCTCtttggcagcagcagcaactgTGGCGGGGACAGGAGCTTCCCATGCATGGACAGCTGGTGCTGTGGGAGGAACTTTGACAGGCATTGCTGGTGGATATATGAGCTACAGAAGTAACAAAAGCACACAAGCAGAAGTGGAGGATCTGTTGGAGAAGGTCAAAAAGGGTCTGAACACTTTCAGAACAACGGCTGATTCAGTCACCAACCATCTAAACCTCATCTGCAGCCTCATTGAGAAGATTCTGCAGAACCAAAGTGAGGAGCACTCTTTTCTGCTAAAACATGAGCAAGAAGGTCTCAGAAAGCGTGCAGGTGCTTTATCAGAGCTCGCTGAACTGTTTACGCCTGAACACCTGCAGAGATTTTTAGAACCTGAACCAGGAACTctggaaacagcagaaaacatcAGTCCAGACACGTCCGCTCATCTCCATACCTTTGATTTTAGTATCTTTAAAGATACCAAAGCACTACCAGATTTTGATCGGCTGAAAAAGCGAGCCGCCGTGCAGGAGGATGAACTGGAATCAAGGGCAGGACGCTTCATTTGGAAGGTCATAGATATGATTCATCATTTGCAGAACACTGTTGATGAAATAATGTCTTCAAGAACCAGTGTAGAGAAGGTCCTCATTCCTCACCTCAGTGATTACTGTGAACAATAG
- the LOC140551010 gene encoding GTPase IMAP family member 4-like, with protein RLVGKNRFRKKCSRKHNTGAESFPLQEKPYICHSGGSGSVLKRRKQVESRNSSAAERRVVLIGKAGAGKSASGNTILGQKCFRSEFGMKAVTAVSAVKTGSVAGREVSVVDTPGLFDTGIDPEELMKEIVRSVYLSSPGPHALLIVLPLTRRFTAQEQEMIQQIKLLFGEEVTQYAVLLFTNGDQLEGKSIEELIKESSALRELVQQCGGRYHVFNNKDHENAEQVTELLEKIDRMVEQNGGSCYSNQMFEEAERCRREEEERRKREEEEKKQREQSQRQDEIERVIKETGERVRKAILSEERAREEKSSCCIS; from the exons CGTCTTGTTGGGAAAAACCGGTTCAGGAAAAAGTGCAGCAGGAAACACAATACTGGGGCGGAAAGCTTTCCTCTCCAAGAAAAGCCCTACATCTGTCACTCAGGAGGTTCAG GTTCTGTGCTAAAGAGAAGAAAACAGGTGGAGTCTCGGAACAGCAGTGCAGCTGAAAGAAGAGTGGTTCTGATCGGGAAAGCCGGCGCTGGGAAAAGTGCATCAGGAAACACAATTCTGGGGCAAAAGTGCTTTAGATCTGAGTTTGGGATGAAAGCAGTGACTGCAGTGAGTGCAGTAAAGACAGGCAGTGTTGCAGGCAGGGAAGTGTCGGTTGTTGATACTCCAGGGCTGTTTGATACAGGTATAGATCCTGAGGAGTTGATGAAAGAGATAGTGAGGAGTGTGTATTTATCCAGCCCTGGACCTCACGCTCTTCTCATCGTCCTGCCACTGACCAGAAGGTTCACAGCACAGGAACAGGAAATGATCCAGCAGATTAAACTGTTGTTTGGGGAGGAAGTGACACAATATGCAGTCCTGCTTTTCACAAATGGTGATCAGTTAGAAGGGAAAAGCATAGAGGAACTGATTAAGGAGAGCAGTGCTTTAAGAGAGCTTGTTCAGCAGTGTGGAGGGAGATATCACGTCTTCAATAATAAAGACCATGAGAACGCAGAGCAGGTCACTGAACTTCTGGAGAAGATAGACAGAATGGTGGAGCAGAACGGAGGAAGCTGCTACTCTAATCAGATGTTTGAGGAAGCAGAAAGATGCAGacgagaggaagaggagaggaggaagagagaggaagaggagaagaaacagagagagcaaagccagAGACAAGATGAAATAGAGAGAGTTATAAAAGAGACAGGGGAGAGAGTCAGAAAGGCCATTCTGAGTGAGGAAAGAGCCAGAGAGGAAAAGAGCAGCTGCTGTATCAGTTGA
- the LOC140551593 gene encoding GTPase IMAP family member 7, giving the protein MSIPVKDKGSEVQPSGRHSPEGIRPDLSLRMVLVGKTGAGKGSSGNTILGEQVFRASKSGSSITKECGKETGEVAGRKITLVDTPGLFDTDLSETELKQRISKCINMTAPGPHAIVLVIQLGPFTKEEGLAVEKIRAIFGEEADKYTIILFTHGDDLNSTIEEYLSEANTELRDLITRCGERYHVFNNKEIQDRLQVLEFLEKVDSLVSANEDKYYTNKIYQDVESTLRTQEEKLRKSYEKKLQEKERELESKFQEEKRKLQEKIEALRESNEEKERKIRELQHLDLLNKTRLIEYKRYYEARLKAVRQEAEQTRVSEEVLKQIMSKLENFSI; this is encoded by the exons ATGTCGATTCCAG TAAAGGATAAAGGCTCAGAGGTGCAGCCATCTGGGAGACACAGTCCTGAAGGGATTAGACCAGACT TGTCTCTGAGGATGGTGTTGGTGGGGAAGACTGGAGCTGggaaaggttcttcaggaaaTACCATCCTGGGTGAGCAAGTCTTCAGAGCTTCTAAAAGTGGATCATCTATCACCAAAGAGTGCGGGAAGGAGACCGGAGAGGTGGCTGGAAGAAAGATCACACTGGTGGACACTCCGGGTCTGTTTGACACAGATCTCTCAGAAACAGAACTGAAACAGAGGATCAGTAAGTGCATTAACATGACGGCTCCAGGACCCCACGCCATCGTCCTGGTCATACAGCTCGGACCCTTCACCAAAGAAGAGGGTTTGGCTGTGGAGAAGATCAGAGCCATTTTTGGAGAGGAAGCAGACAAATACACCATCATCCTCTTCACACACGGAGACGACCTAAACAGTACAATCGAAGAATACCTGAGTGAAGCAAACACGGAGCTGAGAGATCTCATCACTCGATGTGGGGAGAGATATCacgtttttaataataaagaaatccAGGACCGTCTGCAGGTTCTGGAGTTCCTGGAAAAAGTTGACAGCCTGGTTTCTGCAAATGAAGATAAATATTACACAAATAAGATTTACCAAGATGTGGAGAGTACACTGAGAACACAGGAGGAGAAGCTGAGGAAGTCCTACGAGAAGAAGCtgcaggagaaggagagagagctggagtCTAAGTTCcaggaagaaaagagaaaactgCAGGAGAAAATTGAAGCTCTAAGAGAATCtaatgaagaaaaagaaaggaaaatcaGAGAGCTACAACATCTGGATTTACTGAATAAGACCAGGCTTATTGAGTATAAGCGCTACTATGAGGCCAGACTAAAGGCAGTGAGACAGGAGGCAGAGCAAACCAGAGTTAGTGAGGAAGTGCTGAAGCAGATTATGAGCAAGTTAGAAAACTTCAGCATCTAA
- the LOC140551011 gene encoding uncharacterized protein: protein MEFLSLTLLIFSWFITAEHSKVVGSAAPLVVKVGEDLVLPCSIQPNVSAVDLTVEWIRTDRTDTDRLVHLYEGRKDRNEKQVKSYRGRTALFKEELQRGNASLKLSAVRPFDQGGYQCLIEDRSTPLYEITLHVVVKGSLKVVGPAAPLVVEAGEDLVLPCSIQPKVSVEDMKVEWSRTYLTEANTLVHLYEDYEDRNGQQMESYRGRTALFTEELQKGNTSLRLSAARPSDEGAYNCVVELSSWYDDTTVHIQVKGKGFHAWKIVIICISVSVVILAAFTVWILKERFSRKELSPAQCSAIAYLQLQSETPRKEMDLKKYNTSEEGYRRLLPAVTNYSKARFAGCNLSEQSITTLSTALQSENSSLKEMDLSLNDLQDSGLEKFSDGLKRPHCKLQTLKLTLCKLGNQSCETLRSALQSEHSSLRELDLCKNDLQDSGVELLCAGLRSSHCKLETLRLAACNLTVKSCGFLTSALQSENSPLKELDLTHNDLQDSGVEKLSEGLKSPHCKLETLRLALCNFGEKSCESLGSVLKLENSLRKLDLSINDLRDSGVEKLSEGLKSSHCRLETLRLSGCLVTEEGCSSLASALKSNLSHLKELDLSCNDPGECGEKLLTDTLQSSHCTLRVGNTGRMWIKPSLRKYVCDVTLDPNTANPFLSLSEGNRKVKTTEEVQPYPDHPDRFEYYGQVLSADSLTGRCYWEAEWSGRAAVAMSYRSIRRKGGGEDGRLGFNKQSWRLECTSNSYAVRHNNKRTPLPPHLPQSKRVGVYLDSPAGTLSFYSISPDTHTLTHLHTFHSTFTEPLYAGFNLNPDSSCCVCVVE, encoded by the exons ATGGAGTTTCTCAGTTTGACGCTGCTGATTTTCTCCTGGTTTATCACAGCAG AGCACTCTAAGGTGGTCGGCTCAGCTGCTCCTCTGGTTGTTAAAGTTGGTGAAGATCTGGTTCTACCCTGTTCCATACAACCCAACGTCAGTGCTGTGGATCTGACCGTGGAATGGATCAGAACAGACCGGACTGATACCGACAGACTAGTGCATCTGTATGAAGGCCGTAAAGACAGGAACGAGAAGCAGGTTAAGTCTTACAGAGGGAGGACAGCCCTGTTTAAAGAAGAGCTGCAGAGAGGAAACGCCTCGCTGAAGCTCTCAGCTGTGCGGCCGTTTGATCAAGGGGGTTACCAGTGTTTAATTGAGGACAGATCAACACCCTTGTATGAAATCACTCTTCATGTGGTGGTTAAAG GGAGTTTAAAGGTTGTTGGTCCAGCCGCTCCTCTGGTAGTTGAAGCTGGTGAAGATCTGGTCCTGCCCTGTTCTATCCAACCCAAAGTCAGTGTTGAGGACATGAAAGTAGAGTGGTCCAGGACGTATCTGACGGAAGCAAACACACTGGTGCATCTGTATGAAGATTATGAAGATAGGAATGGGCAGCAGATGGAGTCCTACAGAGGGAGGACAGCTCTGTTTACAGAAGAGCTGCAGAAAGGAAACACCTCACTGAGACTTTCAGCAGCCCGACCTTCTGATGAAGGAGCTTATAACTGTGTTGTTGAGCTGTCATCCTGGTATGACGACACAACTGTGCACATTCAAGTCAAAG GAAAAGGTTTCCATGCCTGGAAGATTGTGATCATCTgcatttcagtttcagttgttATTTTAGCTGCATTTACAGTGTGGATCCTAAAAG AAAGATTCTCCAGAAAGGAACTCTCACCTGCACAGTGCTCAGCCATCGCCTACCTGCAGCTCCAATCAGAGACCCCAAGGAAAGAAATGGACCTGAAGAAATACAACACATCAGAAGAGGGTTACAGGAGACTCCTCCCTGCCGTCACAAACTACAGCAAGGCTCG GTTTGCTGGCTGCAATCTCTCTGAACAGTCCATCACAACTTTGAGCACAGCTTTACAGTCAGAAAACTCTTCCCTGAAAGAAATGGACCTCAGCCTCAACGACCTCCAGGATTCAGGATTAGAGAAGTTCTCTGATGGACTGAAGAGGccacactgcaaactgcagacaCTGAA ACTGACTTTGTGTAAACTTGGTAATCAGTCCTGTGAGACTCTGAGATCAGCCCTGCAGTCAGAACACTCCTCTCTGAGAGAGCTGGACCTCTGTAAaaatgacctgcaggattcaggagtggagcttCTCTGTGCTGGCCTGAGGAGCTcccactgtaaactggagacgcTCAG ATTAGCCGCCTGTAACCTCACTGTGAAGTCTTGTGGATTTCTCACATCAGCTCTACAATCAGAAAACTCCCCTCTGAAAGAACTGGACCTCACtcacaatgacctgcaggattcaggagtggagaaGCTCTCTGAAGGACTGAAGAGTcctcactgtaaactggagacactcag ACTCGCTCTGTGTAATTTTGGGGAAAAGTCATGTGAAAGTCTGGGCTCAGTTTTAAAGCTGGAAAACTCTCTGAGAAAGCTGGACCTCAGTATCAATGACCTACGGGATTCAGGAGTTGAAAAGCTCTCTGAGGGACTGAAGAGCTCACACTGTAGACTGGAGACGCTCAG ATTATCTGGTTGCTTAGTGACAGAGGAGGGCTGTTCCTctctggcttcagctctgaaatcaAATCTTTCCCACCTGAAAGAACTGGATCTGAGCTGTAATGACCCAGGAGAGTGTGGAGAGAAGCTGCTCACTGACACACTGCAGAGCTCACACTGCACCCTCAG gGTGGGAAACACAGGGAGGATGTGGATTAAACCAAGTCTGAGGAAAT atgtGTGTGATGTCACACTGGACCCAAACACAGCAAACCCGTTCCTGTCTCTGAGCGAGGGGAACAGGAAGGTGAAGACCACAGAAGAGGTTCAGCCATACCCAGACCATCCAGACAGATTTGAGTACTATGGTCAGGTTCTGAGCGCGGACAGTTTAACTGGACGCTGCTACTGGGAGGCTGAGTGGAGCGGTAGGGCTGCTGTAGCCATGTCTTACAGATCCATCAGGAGAAAAGGAGGTGGTGAGGACGGCAGGCTTGGGTTCAATAAACAGTCATGGAGGCTGGAGTGCACCAGTAACAGCTACGCTGTCAGACACAATAATAAGAGAACCCCCCtgcccccccacctcccccagAGTAAGAGAGTAGGGGTGTATCTGGACAGTCCGGCTGGAACGCTGTCCTTCTACAGCATCTcccctgatacacacacactaacacacctacacacattcCACTCCACATTCACTGAACCGCTCTACGCTGGGTTTAACCTCAACCCTGACTcctcatgctgtgtgtgtgttgtagagtAA